A genomic window from Populus nigra chromosome 7, ddPopNigr1.1, whole genome shotgun sequence includes:
- the LOC133698702 gene encoding serine/threonine/tyrosine-protein kinase HT1-like isoform X1 produces the protein MASSCFHAFRLRRSKSKPLKISSSSKSHSNSEMENLERKRFDSLESWSMILESENVETWEASKEDQEEWTADLSQLFIGNKFASGAHSRIYRGIYKQRAVAVKMVRIPTQKEETRAFLEQQFKCEVALLSRLFHPNIVQEIFSNVKALLIKCTFFLILCCLQALEDVILGDLIFGNSLKFPRDWLDNNLIFLIRFIAACKKPPVYCIITEYMSQGTLRMYLNKKEPYSLSTETILRLALDISRGMEYLHSQGVIHRDLKSNNLLLNDEMRVKVADFGTSCLETQCQETKGNKGTYRWMAPEMIKEKHCSRKVDVYSFGIVLWELTTALLPFQGMTPVQAAFAVAEKNERPPLPASCQPALAHLIKRCWAANPSKRPDFSYIVSALEKYDECVKEGLPLTSHSGLVNRNVILERLKGCVSMSSSVTVHA, from the exons ATGGCGAGTTCATGTTTCCATGCATTTCGACTTCGAAGATCGAAGAGCAAACCATTAAAAATCTCTTCCTCGTCAAAATCCCATTCGAATTCTGAAATGGAGAACTTGGAGAGGAAGAGATTTGACAGTTTGGAGTCATGGTCAATGATTTTGGAATCTGAGAATGTAGAGACTTGGGAGGCATCAAAGGAGGACCAAGAGGAATGGACTGCTGACCTTTCGCAGTTATTTATAGGCAACAAGTTTGCCTCTGGAGCTCATAGTAGGATTTATCGTGGAATTTACAAGCAGCGAGCGGTTGCTGTCAAAATGGTGAGAATTCCAACCCAAAAGGAGGAGACTAGAGCTTTCCTTGAACAGCAGTTCAAATGTGAAGTTGCTCTGCTTTCGCGTCTCTTTCATCCCAATATAGTGCAG GAAATCTTTTCCAATGTGAAAGCTTTGTTAATTAAGTGTACTTTCTTTCTCATCCTTTGTTGTCTTCAAGCTTTGGAAGATGTCATACTGGGTGACCTGATTTTTGGAAACAGCCTCAAATTTCCGCGGGACTGGCTTGATAACAACCTCATATTTCTTATCCGT TTCATTGCAGCTTGTAAAAAGCCACCCGTGTACTGTATCATCACAGAGTACATGTCACAAGGAACTCTGAGGATGTATCTCAACAAGAAAGAGCCATACTCACTTTCAACAGAAACAATTCTGAGATTGGCTCTTGATATATCACGAGGAATGGAGTATCTTCATTCACAGGGAGTCATCCACAGAGACctgaaatcaaataatttgcttCTAAATGATGAAATGCGGGTTAAGGTTGCTGATTTTGGTACATCATGTCTAGAAACACAGTGCCAAGAAACCAAAGGGAACAAGGGAACCTACCGCTGGATGGCACCAGAGATGATCAAGGAGAAACATTGTTCTCGGAAAGTTGATGTGTATAGTTTTGGGATTGTGTTGTGGGAACTAACTACAGCTTTGCTTCCCTTTCAAGGAATGACCCCTGTGCAAGCTGCATTTGCTGTAGCAGAGAAG AACGAGCGGCCTCCACTGCCTGCTAGTTGCCAGCCTGCACTTGCACACTTGATAAAGCGCTGCTGGGCAGCCAACCCATCCAAGCGACCAGATTTCAGTTACATTGTTTCTGCTTTGGAGAAGTACGATGAGTGTGTCAAAGAGGGCCTTCCTCTTACTTCACACTCGGGACTTGTCAACCGGAATGTCATTCTGGAACGCTTGAAAGGCTGTGTATCCATGAGCTCATCTGTAACTGTACATGCTTGA
- the LOC133698702 gene encoding serine/threonine/tyrosine-protein kinase HT1-like isoform X2, which yields MASSCFHAFRLRRSKSKPLKISSSSKSHSNSEMENLERKRFDSLESWSMILESENVETWEASKEDQEEWTADLSQLFIGNKFASGAHSRIYRGIYKQRAVAVKMVRIPTQKEETRAFLEQQFKCEVALLSRLFHPNIVQFIAACKKPPVYCIITEYMSQGTLRMYLNKKEPYSLSTETILRLALDISRGMEYLHSQGVIHRDLKSNNLLLNDEMRVKVADFGTSCLETQCQETKGNKGTYRWMAPEMIKEKHCSRKVDVYSFGIVLWELTTALLPFQGMTPVQAAFAVAEKNERPPLPASCQPALAHLIKRCWAANPSKRPDFSYIVSALEKYDECVKEGLPLTSHSGLVNRNVILERLKGCVSMSSSVTVHA from the exons ATGGCGAGTTCATGTTTCCATGCATTTCGACTTCGAAGATCGAAGAGCAAACCATTAAAAATCTCTTCCTCGTCAAAATCCCATTCGAATTCTGAAATGGAGAACTTGGAGAGGAAGAGATTTGACAGTTTGGAGTCATGGTCAATGATTTTGGAATCTGAGAATGTAGAGACTTGGGAGGCATCAAAGGAGGACCAAGAGGAATGGACTGCTGACCTTTCGCAGTTATTTATAGGCAACAAGTTTGCCTCTGGAGCTCATAGTAGGATTTATCGTGGAATTTACAAGCAGCGAGCGGTTGCTGTCAAAATGGTGAGAATTCCAACCCAAAAGGAGGAGACTAGAGCTTTCCTTGAACAGCAGTTCAAATGTGAAGTTGCTCTGCTTTCGCGTCTCTTTCATCCCAATATAGTGCAG TTCATTGCAGCTTGTAAAAAGCCACCCGTGTACTGTATCATCACAGAGTACATGTCACAAGGAACTCTGAGGATGTATCTCAACAAGAAAGAGCCATACTCACTTTCAACAGAAACAATTCTGAGATTGGCTCTTGATATATCACGAGGAATGGAGTATCTTCATTCACAGGGAGTCATCCACAGAGACctgaaatcaaataatttgcttCTAAATGATGAAATGCGGGTTAAGGTTGCTGATTTTGGTACATCATGTCTAGAAACACAGTGCCAAGAAACCAAAGGGAACAAGGGAACCTACCGCTGGATGGCACCAGAGATGATCAAGGAGAAACATTGTTCTCGGAAAGTTGATGTGTATAGTTTTGGGATTGTGTTGTGGGAACTAACTACAGCTTTGCTTCCCTTTCAAGGAATGACCCCTGTGCAAGCTGCATTTGCTGTAGCAGAGAAG AACGAGCGGCCTCCACTGCCTGCTAGTTGCCAGCCTGCACTTGCACACTTGATAAAGCGCTGCTGGGCAGCCAACCCATCCAAGCGACCAGATTTCAGTTACATTGTTTCTGCTTTGGAGAAGTACGATGAGTGTGTCAAAGAGGGCCTTCCTCTTACTTCACACTCGGGACTTGTCAACCGGAATGTCATTCTGGAACGCTTGAAAGGCTGTGTATCCATGAGCTCATCTGTAACTGTACATGCTTGA